Below is a window of Aeromonas veronii DNA.
ACAGTGGAGCGTTTCAACAATGCTATCGAGTTTGCGGGTAAGCACATCAAACTGCCGAATGTCGTTGTGGATGCGGTGAAGGTGCAGGAATCCGGCCTGATCAAAGATACCATACTGCTAGACATTCCCACTGAGACTGGCGACTTCGACACAGTGCTGGTACGACGTGCTACAGACAAGCTGAAGGAGTCCGCTATCGCCTGGCACGAATACGCCAAGCAACAGGAGGAATCTCGCGCGGTGGTGCCGCTGATGGTTCTGCAGGTACCCAATACGCCAGACCCCAACGAGATAGGGCGGGCTCTGGACACGATTTTTGATCGCTACCCAGAGTTGCCTGCTGCCAGTGTGGCGCACGTTTTTGGGGATCATACCACCCAACAATTCGGGAGCCACAATGTACCTTACATCGAACCGCAACGGGTGCAGGACTCCACATGGGTGCGTGTGCTGATCGCTAAGGATGCCATCAGTACTGGTTGGGATTGTCCACGTGCAGAAGTAATGGTGTCTTTCCGTGCCGCCTGTGACCGTACCCACATCACCCAATTGCTCGGCCGAATGGTCCGTTCACCATTGGCTCGGCGCATTCCAGGCAATGACCGACTGAATGCGGTTGATTGCTTGCTCCCGAAGTTCAACCGCAATACGGTTGAAGAAGTGGTCGATACCTTGATGCAAGGCGATGAGTCGGCACCACCCACTGGACGCATTTTGATCGATTATGTGGAAGTCAAGCCACATCCCGAGGCCAACGCCTCTGTGTGGGCAGCTTTTGAGTTATTGCCGTCTCAGACTCGGCCACAGCGTGGTGCGAAACCGGCAAAGCGCCTTACCGCGTTGGCTCACGAATTAGCATCCGACGGTATTCTGGTTGGTGCAGGCAGGTTGGCCCATGGCTTGATGCACAAAGCACTAGATGAGTTCCAGGAGTCTCAGAAAGAGAAGATCGAGGCTAAGCGCAAGTCTGTGCTGACTGTGGATGGTAAGACGGTTATTGCCGACATGAAGGGCAAGGAAAAAACCTTAGATCAGTTTTGGGAAGACGCCGACGTCGCAGTGATCGATGACGCCTACCGGCGTGCTACGCGCATTTTCAGCCCGGACATTGCGAAAACATATGTTGAGCATTTGGCCCGACAGGTCCCTGACCTAGACAAGGATCCAGAGGAATTCCTTGAGGCTATTGTCGAGGCCCGTGTCACTGTCGCAGGCCTTGGTCTGGTCACTGAGATTCAACTCTATTTCGATGCAGCAGCCGACAGTCTTGCGAAAGATTGGCTGGCAAAATACGCACCGCAGATCAAGGCCCTCTCGGACGACCGCAAGGAGTCTTATCGGCAGATTATCGAGATGAGCACCGAGCCGCAGAGTGTGGATTTGGCAAAGCCTGAATCTCGCTATGAAGCTACCAAGGCGCGGGAGAACGACAAGGAAATTGCCTTCCCGACCTGGAAAAACCATCTGCTGTCTGACAAAGATGGCAAGTATCCAGCCGAGCTGAATGAATGGGAACGCACAGTTGTCGAAGCGGAATCCAAGCGCACTGGCTTCCGGTTCTGGTATCGTAACCCGCAGCAACCAGGACAGTCCTCATTGGGTATTGCTTATCGTGAACGCAAGGATGAGCCTTTCAAGATCGTTCGTCCAGACTTCATCTTTTTTGCAGAGCAAGATGGCAAGATCGTGGTGGATTTGGTCGATCCACACGGGCTTCATCTGGCCGATGCATTGCCAAAGTTGCAAGGATTGGCTGGGTACGCTAATGAACACCCTGACGCTTACCGCCGTATTGAAGCGGTGGCTGAAGCAAGCGGCAAACTGCGTGTGCTTGATTTGACTCGCCCAGATGTTCGGCAAGCAGTGTTATCTTCAACGAGCGCAAAGAGCTTGTTCGAAGGTCTATTGGCTAATGACTATGTGTGATACGAAGGCCATTGAAGCCAATTTGGTACGACAGGATGTCAGCCTGTAACGAGCGATAAAGGAAACTGTAGCTTGCTCAATTTCAACAACGTGGAATATGAAGAGTAAGTAAAAGAATGAAGGCCGGAATATCCGGCCTTCTTCACATCCAGTGCTTTGGGATGACGAGTTCAAAAGAGCGTGCCGCGTAGTGCAGCATGGCGAGGATCTCCTTATGGCGAGCACTATCAATTAATTGGCCTGTCTTACGCCGCTCCAGCATGTCTTGTAGCTCAGGCAGGGAAAACATGCCAAGACGATGGAAGTTGCCCCAGGTTGGCTGGCCAAACAGGTTGTAGATCACCACAGTGCTATCCCGTTCACTGGCCAGTCGTTTTTCACCGAGGATCTTGGTCAGCGCCGCTTCGGCTTCCTCTTTGTCATCGTAGGTATTTAGCAGTTTCATCGTCGGACATTCTGGTAGAAATTAAGCGGCAGAGTTTAGCAAAAATGGTGATTGAACCACAGCGAGGGTGATTAACCCAACCCCCCCTGTCCGCAAGCGGCACTATTCCCTCTGTGGCAACCACTAGATGATCCAGGAGCCGGATATCGACCAGCTCTAGCACGCTCTGCAATCGGTGGGTTATTTCGATATCTGCCTGGCTGGGTTCCGGGTATCCCGACGGGTGGTTATGCACCAGCATCAGGGCGGCTGCATTGTGGTGCAGTGCCCGCTTGACGACATCGCGTGGGTAGACGGTCGCAGCGGACAGGGTGCCAAGGAACAGCTCCTCGTAGGCCAGGATCCGGTGTTGGTTATCGAGGAACAGTGCCGCAAACACTTCGCGATCCCGTGTTTGCAGCAGTCCTTGCAGGGCTTGATGGGCCAAGTTTTTATCGGTGATGGCAACGCCCTTGGCGAGTTTCTTGCGGGCAACAGCTTGGGCTATGGTGAGCAGGTCGTCGTCGGTGACAAGGTCAGTTACCCGATAGGTACCGGGGATCTCCCCGGCGATCAGTTTGTGATGCAACATGATGGTGCTCCATACGCCATCGCCCCACCGCGTGGGATGCGGCAGGGTAGGCGAGGTAGTTGGTTAATGGGTTACTGAATGGGGGTGACCGCTGGCTTGGTTGGCGGTGTTCTGGCCGCCAGGGTGAGCGGGGTGTAGTCGTGCAGCGGAATGTGGTAACTGGTGGCGAGCAAGTTACCTACCCGTGTTAGCCAGTAGTGATCCGGGTGATCGCACAGCCATTGCGCCAGTGCGTCCCCCGTTCGTTTTCATAGCGCAGGTAGAGGGCGTAACCGTCCACCGGCTGGCTTTGGTCATGCACTGCTTCAATCTGACCATCATGCTCAAGATAAGCCTCCAGCTCGATGGCGATCACGGCGTTAATCATCTTCGGTCTCCTTGTCAGGGATGGGGTCACTCGCCACGGCATAGCCGCGATGAATGCAGATGCGTTGCAGGTCGGCCAGAAAGTTGGCCAGTACGCGGGGTTGTTCGGTGAGTGGCACGGGTCCTGCTTGACTGCGCCAGAAACAGCGACGTTCGGGGTCGATGCAGATTTCATCCCTCGGCTGGCTTATGGTGTGCCAGTCCTCAGCATTGGTGAGGGAGATCAGTTGCCACTGCACGCCAGACCAGCGCACTTGTAAGGTGACTGTGCTGGCTTGTTGGCTATCCGGTGTCAGGTGCAGCAGCCAACGCTGACCACTGCTGGTGGGTGTTATCTTGGCGTTGGTGGTGATTTGTCCC
It encodes the following:
- a CDS encoding DEAD/DEAH box helicase family protein: MKFTLKDYQRDAVRDALINIRDAQDDWRRKSRKSAFSLTAITGAGKTVMAAAAFEALFHGDDEFEFDADPGAVVIWFSDDPALNEQTRFRLMEASDRINHTDLVVVENTFNRPRFEAGKIYFLNTQKLGKNSLLVRGHDQEELEAKAGPLFPETRPDLRAYTIWDTIQNTIEDPELTLYLVLDEAHRGMGNATVNEKGTIVQRLINGFGSVPGIPVVWGISATVERFNNAIEFAGKHIKLPNVVVDAVKVQESGLIKDTILLDIPTETGDFDTVLVRRATDKLKESAIAWHEYAKQQEESRAVVPLMVLQVPNTPDPNEIGRALDTIFDRYPELPAASVAHVFGDHTTQQFGSHNVPYIEPQRVQDSTWVRVLIAKDAISTGWDCPRAEVMVSFRAACDRTHITQLLGRMVRSPLARRIPGNDRLNAVDCLLPKFNRNTVEEVVDTLMQGDESAPPTGRILIDYVEVKPHPEANASVWAAFELLPSQTRPQRGAKPAKRLTALAHELASDGILVGAGRLAHGLMHKALDEFQESQKEKIEAKRKSVLTVDGKTVIADMKGKEKTLDQFWEDADVAVIDDAYRRATRIFSPDIAKTYVEHLARQVPDLDKDPEEFLEAIVEARVTVAGLGLVTEIQLYFDAAADSLAKDWLAKYAPQIKALSDDRKESYRQIIEMSTEPQSVDLAKPESRYEATKARENDKEIAFPTWKNHLLSDKDGKYPAELNEWERTVVEAESKRTGFRFWYRNPQQPGQSSLGIAYRERKDEPFKIVRPDFIFFAEQDGKIVVDLVDPHGLHLADALPKLQGLAGYANEHPDAYRRIEAVAEASGKLRVLDLTRPDVRQAVLSSTSAKSLFEGLLANDYV